From the genome of Magnolia sinica isolate HGM2019 chromosome 12, MsV1, whole genome shotgun sequence:
GTAGTTCTTTTGGATTTCTGGGCCAGCGCTTTTGGGCTCAGGGTCCGAATAGCATTGGCTGAGAAGCGCGTGGAATACGAATACAAGGAACAGGATCTTTGCAACAAGAGCCCTTTCCTCCTTCAATCCAATCCCGTCCACAAGAAGATCCCTGTCCTCATCCACAACGGAAGGCCCATCTGCGAATCCCACATCATCGTCGAATACATCGATGAGGTCTGGACGGACAGATCACCGTTGTTGCCCAAAGATCCTTACCAACGCGCCAACGCCAGGTTTTGGACTGATTACATAAACAAGAAGGTTAGCTTATATCATGTTGCATGAAAATGTGGGTTTTATccaattttgaataggccatcCTTTGGCACGTGTGGAAAATCacaaccattcatcaagtgggctctTGGGCTAGTCCCATTCGTCCCCAACCACGTTATTCTTTTCAACTTTTCTAAGCCCATTTCAggttttttttggttagcttgttagtacaacactgtcagttcacacttcactgttagccacccccactagggaatcgataccgaGACTTcacagtgttgaaacgaggtatattTCACTCAGCCCATTCCAGGTTGGTCATGACTTCTACCacttaaaggatcaaaagttatactcgaactaaaacttattatttatagtataaACAAAATTAAATCAGACTTTTTACTGTCATTGATGGAATTTTGTAATTCCGGCGTGGGTAACCCCGATTTACAAAATTAAATGGGCAATCCGGCATATCAGGTTTGGCTTAAGTAAGTTCTCCTACTCTAAAATCATATACAATATctacgacctgctctacatcacagcTCTTGCACAGAAGAGAGTGACCGGACTCGGGTCATGCATAATCATCACAGGCTGAGGTCAGGCCTCATCAATTAGGACTGGGTTTTACTTTTCAGGCTGAGCTTGGATAGACCTCGGTCCGACTGAAGCTAGAcgtgtggcccaaaaatcaggctagtctcTACTCACATGTTGGGTTCTAGATATAAAAAGAAAACACGTGAGAAATGGTCCACATATTCAACTTACACTACTGACCCACCAGTTAAAGTGAAGTAGCCTGGCTCGTGGACATGGACATGTTCATGGTGTGGATACATGTAGAATGTTCACATGTGTGCCATGAACCTCCTCTTAGAACTGGTCTTATTATTTTTGTAGAAATAGATGTGTGATTTTTATGTAATTGGtcgatgattttttatttattattattattatttttttttaatgtaggtaTATGACACTGGGTCGAAtatatggaagaagaaaggggaaGCTAAAGAAGCAGCAAAGAAGGAATTCATAGAGTCCTTGAAATTGGTGGAAGGCCAGCTTGGAGATGAACCATATTTTGGGGGTGAGACCTTTGGGTACGTTGATATTATGCTCATTCCCTTTGCTAGTTGGTTTCATGCCTATGAAACAGAGGGGAATTTCAAAATGGAGAATGAATGCCCGAAGCTGATGGAGTGGGTGAAGAGGTGCAAGGAGAGGAAGAGTGTGTATAAGGCTCTTCCGGACCCACATAAGGTCTATGACTTCGTACTGTCCATGAAGAAGAGGCTTGGGATAGAGTAGAGATGACAAAAATGAAAGATAAAAGGGAATGTTAGTATAAGATGGTATTGTAATAGGGATGTGTTTTTTCTGTGTTTTCTGTTGTGTctgttttgttttcttgttatcGTATGTAATAAAGATGTCAAGAGCTTGGATTATAGTAATGTTGTTTTTCCTAATTTTGGTTATGCTTAAAAGAATCAGTAACTCGGACAAGCTCTTGCATTGTCGAGTTGAATCGGCCTAACTTGCCAGATTTGGAGTGACTAGTCCAAATGAGTCCAAGTCAAATCGGACGAGTTGCATGTGGCTCATAAGAGTCTTAAACCATGATTTTGATTGGGGTTGGCGTTTGGAAGTTATCATGTTTGCATAGCATAGAATGTCTTGTCTATTCGACAGAACTGTCATCGTGCTCGATTCAGCTCTACACTGCATCTTCTTCATTTGCCATCTCAAATTGGTTTATGCACTTtcacctattattattattattattattattattgttattattatgacTATTGGCAAAGATTTCGTaccttttaagaaaaatattatttCAATTCTATCGCGATTTGACATATTTGTGGCACAAATTACAAAttataaaacacatccatcatggtggaccccacagcacCCAATACCAccgtgttggggtcaccacccaatacACTTTCTCACACTCCCCTGTTTTGTATAACTTAGCCACCAATATTTGCCGTGGGCAAGTTGCATATCCTTCTTCTGTTTCCATCGTAATAACACccgcagttgaaaccttcctagggctcaccaagatgtttatttgctatctaacctggtcataatgtcacatagacctaaatgaagggaatgAAAAGGAAAGACTTCAAGTCCTTGTATGTGTGGGACATGTTTAGAAGAAATCACATGAACTCTACTTCTCTTTCTTGTTGAAAACATGtctttaatattttatttattattattttttaacacgcacacacaccccacacacactcacgccttagtgggatttcaccagctatggatacttgaacccttgaccgggtgttgaaactcctgagagcctaccactggagcaagagtaaggatccgaacCCTGGCTCGATCCTATCgagaattttcttgaaatcttGATTTACTCACTGGACAATTTCTTAATGTTCTCCGATCCTATCGATAGATTGTTGATGGTTGTCGATCCTTTTGAAGGTCGTATCGATAGAATGCGTAAGTTCGCAATTTTGTACGATTTGTTTCCTAATTCATGTGTAACAGTA
Proteins encoded in this window:
- the LOC131220714 gene encoding probable glutathione S-transferase parC; this translates as MAESVVLLDFWASAFGLRVRIALAEKRVEYEYKEQDLCNKSPFLLQSNPVHKKIPVLIHNGRPICESHIIVEYIDEVWTDRSPLLPKDPYQRANARFWTDYINKKVYDTGSNIWKKKGEAKEAAKKEFIESLKLVEGQLGDEPYFGGETFGYVDIMLIPFASWFHAYETEGNFKMENECPKLMEWVKRCKERKSVYKALPDPHKVYDFVLSMKKRLGIE